One Natronomonas moolapensis 8.8.11 genomic region harbors:
- the lysS gene encoding lysine--tRNA ligase → MSELYDVGTGEHRAFWADSVADEIESRDPDDPIVIKGGVSPSGVPHLGHFNEIMRGYFVAEALRERGHEVEQVFTTDDRDRLRKLPRKLADLEWNVVGLGEVDAGALGRNLGKPYTDIPDPFGCCGSYGAHFTELLGRSAAAVGVPIEMVSNTELYESGRFDDAVEAVLSNRDTARAVLSEFQDKVDDAYVPFFAQCSACGHLTEAVTDVDLESRTVEYVCRDVETGDDVIEGCGHEGTATVREGKLPWRFEWPAQWQTLDVDFEPFGKDHAEGSWPSGETVAREVFGFEPPVPMVYEWFTLNGDALSSSAGNLITVAEVLDLLEVEVLRYFFTKNPTKQRDFDVGRIDRLVDEFDRFERAYFEGETDGITADEAELAARAYPMVVDDATTQPIRIPYTFAAVLGMTDDRDLRVTMARRSGHLPEDASDAAVDAALERVEKARAWAVRTDNEFNYRLAETLPETEFDADTEAALGALADVVADESPDEEALQEAIYETARDHDLDVGEFFSAGYRLFLDESEGPRLGPFLAAMDDAFVVRRLRCEK, encoded by the coding sequence ATGAGTGAGCTCTACGACGTCGGGACCGGCGAGCACCGCGCCTTCTGGGCCGATTCGGTCGCCGACGAGATCGAATCGCGCGACCCGGACGATCCGATCGTGATCAAAGGCGGCGTCTCGCCCTCGGGCGTTCCGCATCTGGGTCATTTCAACGAGATTATGCGCGGTTACTTCGTCGCCGAGGCGCTCAGAGAGCGCGGCCACGAGGTCGAGCAGGTGTTCACCACCGACGACCGCGACCGCCTCCGGAAGCTCCCGCGCAAACTCGCCGACCTGGAGTGGAACGTCGTCGGCCTCGGCGAGGTCGACGCCGGGGCGCTCGGCCGGAACCTCGGCAAGCCCTACACCGACATCCCCGACCCGTTCGGCTGCTGTGGCTCCTACGGCGCGCACTTCACCGAACTGCTCGGTCGCTCGGCGGCGGCCGTCGGCGTGCCGATCGAGATGGTCTCTAACACCGAACTCTACGAGTCGGGGCGCTTCGACGACGCAGTCGAGGCGGTCCTCTCGAACCGCGACACCGCCCGGGCGGTCCTCTCCGAGTTTCAGGACAAAGTCGATGACGCCTACGTCCCGTTCTTCGCGCAGTGTTCGGCGTGCGGCCACCTCACCGAGGCGGTCACCGACGTCGACCTCGAGTCGCGGACCGTCGAGTACGTCTGTCGCGACGTCGAGACCGGCGACGACGTCATCGAGGGCTGCGGCCACGAGGGGACCGCGACCGTCCGGGAGGGCAAACTCCCGTGGCGTTTCGAGTGGCCCGCCCAATGGCAGACCCTCGACGTCGACTTCGAGCCGTTCGGCAAGGACCACGCCGAGGGGTCGTGGCCCTCGGGGGAGACGGTCGCCCGCGAGGTGTTCGGCTTCGAGCCGCCGGTGCCGATGGTCTACGAGTGGTTCACGCTCAACGGCGATGCGCTCTCGTCGTCGGCCGGCAACCTCATCACGGTCGCCGAAGTGCTCGATCTCCTCGAGGTCGAGGTCCTGCGGTACTTTTTCACGAAAAACCCGACGAAACAGCGGGACTTCGACGTCGGCCGCATCGACCGCCTCGTCGACGAGTTCGACCGCTTCGAGCGAGCCTACTTCGAGGGTGAAACCGACGGAATAACCGCCGACGAAGCCGAACTCGCCGCCCGCGCCTACCCGATGGTCGTCGACGACGCGACGACGCAGCCGATCCGGATCCCCTACACGTTCGCCGCTGTCCTCGGGATGACAGACGACCGCGACCTGCGCGTCACGATGGCCCGACGCTCGGGACACCTCCCCGAAGACGCGAGCGACGCCGCGGTCGATGCCGCGCTCGAGCGCGTCGAAAAAGCGCGCGCGTGGGCGGTCCGGACGGACAACGAGTTCAACTACCGCCTCGCGGAGACGCTCCCGGAGACGGAGTTCGACGCCGACACCGAGGCCGCTCTCGGGGCCCTCGCCGACGTCGTCGCGGACGAATCGCCCGACGAGGAGGCCCTCCAGGAAGCGATCTACGAGACGGCCCGCGATCACGACCTCGACGTCGGGGAGTTCTTTTCGGCTGGCTACCGGCTCTTTCTCGACGAGTCTGAGGGACCACGTCTCGGGCCGTTCCTCGCGGCGATGGACGACGCCTTCGTCGTCCGGCGGCTTCGATGCGAGAAATGA
- a CDS encoding molybdopterin synthase: MHTASLLGSDADAAAPRLADAAEGRVGIVRKATETAADGGKTLSRAATEYVVDDGWRASGEGLSIRDAIDRLAPDHDFAFVLGAPGARLPALVVGDTDETVEGPLVDTGGIEGLDAAAAVEAIEATEPYETLESLVAAVKRSEEATYSGAIATFTGRVRAKEDEDDERTHYLEFEKYDGVAERRMDAIEAELEERDGILDVRLHHRTGRVPDGEDIVFVVVLAGHRREAFRAVEDGIDRLKEEVPLFKKEVTDEETFWVHQRE; encoded by the coding sequence ATGCACACGGCTTCACTGCTCGGCTCGGACGCCGACGCCGCGGCGCCGCGGCTCGCGGACGCGGCCGAGGGTCGGGTCGGGATCGTCCGAAAAGCGACGGAGACCGCAGCCGACGGGGGAAAGACGCTGTCCCGCGCCGCGACGGAGTACGTCGTCGACGACGGCTGGCGCGCGAGCGGCGAGGGGCTTTCGATCCGGGACGCGATCGACCGGCTCGCGCCAGATCACGACTTCGCGTTCGTCCTCGGCGCGCCCGGCGCGCGGCTGCCGGCGCTCGTCGTCGGCGACACGGACGAAACAGTCGAGGGACCGCTCGTCGACACCGGGGGGATCGAAGGCCTCGACGCGGCCGCCGCGGTCGAGGCGATCGAGGCGACAGAGCCCTACGAGACGCTCGAGTCGCTGGTCGCGGCGGTGAAGCGGTCCGAGGAGGCGACGTACTCCGGCGCGATCGCTACGTTCACCGGCCGCGTCCGTGCCAAAGAGGACGAGGACGACGAGCGGACCCACTACCTCGAGTTCGAAAAGTACGACGGGGTCGCCGAGCGCCGGATGGACGCGATCGAGGCGGAACTCGAAGAGCGCGATGGAATCTTGGACGTCCGGCTCCACCACCGGACGGGTCGGGTTCCGGACGGCGAGGACATCGTTTTCGTCGTCGTGTTGGCCGGCCACCGCCGGGAGGCGTTCCGGGCGGTCGAGGACGGCATCGACCGGTTGAAAGAGGAGGTCCCGTTGTTCAAAAAGGAAGTGACCGACGAGGAGACGTTCTGGGTCCACCAGCGGGAGTGA
- a CDS encoding site-2 protease family protein, translating into MNTLSWILVGILVYTVGAMALDSRGLLPSSFRLSGPILTIHTKRGRAFLEWLASPKRLWRAWGNLGVGVALVIMVGSFFAVLLSAVSTISQPQAAGFVRPQDALVIPGVNQFLPWAAAVDIVVGLLVGLVVHEGGHGLLCRVEDIEIESMGVALLAFVPMGAFVQPDEESQAAADRGGRTRMFAAGVTNNFLVTAVSFALLFALVASLVTVVPGVAIGGTLPGSAAEEAGIDRGDVLVGVDGQPVDGDEEFGAALADAGREVTVDRRDADPVTVERSLIATRAVVDGPIGTGTELTHVDGEAVYTESGFESALSGVEVAELRLAGDDEETRTVRFPVGTFVSTVSTEQPLGEAGAPDTPLVVHSIGGEPTPDPAALSAVLEETDPGQTVEVVTYHGDGDDPWSGERNVYAVTLDDHPEADHGFLGVGGIQAGTSGVVVDDFGIDTYPADRYHAMLGGNGPGEAPVTSFVTRTFGALVLPFLNTVDPNVGYNFAGFNGAVTNFYAVSGPLGAGTVFTLVNILFWTGWVNINLGIFNCIPSYPLDGGHILNACVETTAARLPGEASARAVGAVTTAISATMILSLLGLLFVPWLLS; encoded by the coding sequence ATGAACACGCTGTCTTGGATTCTGGTCGGGATCCTCGTCTACACGGTCGGCGCGATGGCGCTCGATTCGCGCGGGCTGTTGCCGTCGTCGTTCAGGCTCTCCGGGCCGATCCTGACGATCCACACGAAACGCGGGCGGGCGTTCCTCGAGTGGCTCGCCTCGCCCAAGCGGCTCTGGCGCGCGTGGGGGAACCTGGGCGTCGGGGTCGCGCTCGTCATCATGGTTGGATCGTTCTTTGCGGTGTTGCTGTCGGCGGTCAGCACGATCTCACAGCCGCAGGCGGCCGGCTTCGTCCGCCCGCAGGACGCCCTCGTCATCCCCGGCGTCAACCAGTTTCTCCCGTGGGCGGCCGCGGTCGACATCGTCGTCGGCCTGCTCGTCGGCCTGGTGGTCCACGAGGGCGGCCACGGCCTGCTGTGTCGCGTCGAGGACATCGAGATCGAGTCGATGGGCGTGGCACTGCTGGCGTTCGTCCCGATGGGCGCGTTCGTCCAACCCGACGAGGAGAGCCAGGCGGCCGCCGACCGCGGCGGCCGGACGCGGATGTTCGCCGCCGGCGTGACCAACAACTTCCTCGTGACTGCGGTCTCGTTCGCGTTGCTTTTCGCCCTCGTCGCGAGCCTCGTCACCGTCGTTCCCGGCGTCGCGATCGGCGGCACCCTTCCCGGATCGGCGGCCGAGGAGGCCGGCATCGACCGCGGCGACGTGCTCGTGGGCGTCGACGGCCAGCCCGTCGACGGCGACGAGGAGTTCGGCGCGGCCCTTGCCGACGCCGGTCGGGAGGTCACCGTCGACCGCCGGGACGCCGACCCAGTCACGGTCGAGCGGAGCCTCATCGCCACCCGCGCGGTCGTCGACGGGCCGATCGGGACGGGCACCGAACTCACCCACGTCGACGGCGAGGCCGTCTACACCGAATCCGGGTTCGAGTCGGCGCTATCGGGGGTCGAAGTCGCCGAGTTGCGCCTCGCGGGCGACGACGAGGAGACGCGAACCGTCCGGTTCCCAGTCGGGACCTTCGTCAGCACGGTGTCGACAGAGCAGCCGCTCGGAGAGGCGGGCGCGCCAGACACGCCGCTCGTCGTCCACAGCATCGGCGGGGAGCCGACCCCCGATCCCGCGGCGCTGTCGGCCGTCCTCGAGGAAACCGATCCCGGGCAGACAGTCGAGGTCGTCACCTACCACGGCGACGGCGACGACCCCTGGAGCGGTGAGCGCAACGTCTACGCGGTCACGCTCGACGACCACCCCGAGGCGGATCACGGGTTCCTCGGCGTCGGTGGCATCCAGGCGGGGACGAGCGGCGTCGTCGTCGACGACTTCGGCATCGACACCTACCCCGCCGATCGGTACCACGCCATGCTCGGCGGGAACGGGCCGGGCGAGGCTCCCGTGACGTCGTTCGTGACGCGGACGTTCGGCGCGCTCGTGTTGCCCTTCCTGAACACCGTCGACCCGAACGTCGGATACAACTTCGCGGGTTTTAACGGCGCCGTGACGAACTTCTATGCGGTGTCGGGGCCGCTCGGCGCGGGCACCGTCTTTACGCTCGTGAACATCCTGTTTTGGACCGGGTGGGTCAACATCAACCTCGGTATCTTCAACTGCATCCCGTCGTACCCCCTCGACGGCGGCCACATCCTCAACGCCTGCGTCGAGACAACGGCCGCACGGCTGCCGGGCGAGGCCAGCGCGAGGGCCGTCGGCGCGGTGACGACGGCGATAAGCGCAACGATGATCCTGAGCCTGCTCGGGTTGCTCTTCGTCCCGTGGCTTCTGAGCTAG
- the pyrH gene encoding UMP kinase encodes MRVILSIGGSVLAPDLEADRVDAHADVLDGLVSEGHEVAAVVGGGGVARRYIRTARDLGATEYDLDALGIDVTRLNARLLIAALESSATPEPAESHEAARASLRRGEVAVMGGTIPGHTTDAVAALLAEMVGADLLVYATSVPGVFSADPNVDTGAERYDELSADELVDVISSIETTAGSNAPVDLLAAKIIERSGLRAVVLDGSEPSRVTDAVAGDADGTEVRPNE; translated from the coding sequence ATGAGAGTCATCCTTTCTATCGGCGGGAGCGTCCTCGCTCCCGACCTCGAGGCCGACCGTGTCGACGCCCACGCGGACGTCCTCGATGGGTTGGTCTCCGAGGGCCACGAGGTCGCGGCCGTCGTCGGCGGCGGCGGGGTCGCGCGTCGCTACATCCGAACCGCCCGCGACCTCGGGGCGACCGAGTACGACCTCGACGCCCTCGGGATCGACGTGACGCGGCTGAACGCCCGGCTCCTGATCGCCGCTCTCGAGAGCTCCGCGACGCCGGAACCGGCCGAGTCCCACGAAGCCGCCAGAGCCTCCCTCCGCCGCGGGGAGGTCGCCGTGATGGGCGGGACGATCCCCGGCCACACGACCGACGCCGTCGCCGCGCTGTTGGCCGAGATGGTCGGCGCGGACTTGCTCGTCTACGCCACGAGCGTCCCCGGTGTCTTTTCGGCCGATCCGAACGTCGATACGGGAGCCGAACGCTACGACGAGTTGAGCGCGGACGAGCTCGTCGACGTGATCTCCTCTATCGAGACCACAGCGGGGTCGAACGCGCCCGTCGACCTGCTCGCCGCGAAGATCATCGAACGCTCCGGGCTTCGGGCCGTCGTCCTGGACGGCTCCGAGCCCTCACGGGTCACCGACGCGGTCGCGGGCGACGCCGACGGGACGGAGGTCCGCCCGAATGAGTGA